Below is a window of Lebetimonas sp. JH292 DNA.
TATTAAACATTTTTAAAGGGGATTCTCTTTCTACATAAACGGTATCCGGCAAGATTACGTCTGCATAAAGAGCTGTATCGGTTCCCTGAATGTCAATTACAACCACCAAATCCATTGTTTCATACATTTTGGCGGTTTTTTCATAATCAGGAACCGATTGAAGCGGATTTTGTTTATAATGGAATGCCGCTCTTACAGGATATTCATTATCAGCTAATTTTTCGCCTTTTTTCCATTTTGTATTAACTTCCAAAATAGTGTCTCTAATGATAGGCCAGCTACCTTTTTGAGGGTTGCCCAATGGATATGTGTTTGGTTTTAAGCAGGCAATATCAATTCTTGTTTTTGCGTTATCATAAATAGGAAAATCCTCATATTCATAGCTTTCAAATTTTAATCCTCTTCCAAGAATAATTCCGCCCGGTCTGTTAACGCATCCGTGAATTGAATTGAAAATCGCCTGAGCACGTCTAAAATCAAAATCCTGATAATACCAGGTAGATTTTCTGCTTCTGTAGCAGTTTGCGGCACCTTTATATTTTTCAGCCGCATCTGAAAATTCTTTTGTAATTCTTCTGATTGTAGAAGCAGGAATTTCAGTTATTTTTTCAGCCCATTCAGGAGTATATTTGGCACCTTCACCCGTTGTAAAGAATTTTTCAAGTTCTTCAACTCCGGTAACATATTTTTTAATATAATCAGCCTTATAAGGAGTTTTATGAAAACCTTTATTAATGCTTTCATGAATCATTGCAAGGATTAAAGCACCGTCGGTTCCAGGTTTGATAGGAATAAATTCATCAGCCTGGGCAGCTGTATTAGTGTATCTTACATCAACATACACGATTTTTTCAATTCCTCTTTTGTGTGTTCTTTTAAACATATCAAGAGTATCCGGGGTTACAATTCCCTCAGCCCTGTTTGCTCCTAAGTTCAAAAGATATTTTGTGTTTCTGAAATCTCCCTGTCCCCAACTTCCAAATGTTAAGCTGTTTGCTATAAATGAAGGCGCAAAACATGTTGAAAAGTGGTCAATAAAATTGGCAGTACCGATTCCGTTTACCAAGTTCATTATAATTGGTTCATCAACTACCCCTGATGTTGCACCGACACCGAAAAGGAATGTGCTTCTGTTATCTTTTTCCTCATCAAGTATTTTAATCATTTTTTTAGCAATATAATCAAGCGCTTCATCCCAAGAGGCTTTTCTAAATTTACCTTCACCTCTTTTCCCAACCCTGATTAAAGGTGTTGTAATTCTATCCGGGTCGTATTCTTCCGCAATTCCCGCATTACCCCTTGCACACATAAAATTTCTGCTTTTTGGATAAAGCGGATTCGGGTCTATTTTTGTTACCTTCCCATCAACGTTTCTAACAATTACCCCGCACATGTTTACGCACATACCGCAAACATTGGGGGTAAATTTTGCGTTTTTAATATCTTCTTCTTTCTTTTCTTTTTCGTTTAAACCTTCTTCATAAGGTCCAAAAGCAAATGCTGATGAGCCGGTTACCGCTACACCTGCTGCCGCAGCTGCTGAACCTTTCAGGAAGCTCCTTCTTTTTAAATCAACAATTTCAGACATTGATTCTCCTTTTAGAAATTTACGTAGTAATTGTAGCATAGTATTGAAAAAAATATATATCCCGAAGAGGGATATAAGAGAAAATTATCTTAATTTAATTAAAAGTTATATCTGATATAAGCTCTTATGTCTTTAGCTTTTTTAACATAACTGAACATTGTGTTATCTGGGTTACCCATATCACCAAAGAATGCATCACTTCCAGGATGATTGTATTTAATGTATGTATATCTTAACTGTGCTGTTAGATGAGGAATAATCTGATGATTGTAATATACATCAAAAGCGTGTCCTCTAACTGCTGCAATGCTTCCGGCTAATGTATCTTCTCCGTAAGTAAAGCTTCTCCAGTATTTGCTTCCGTTTACATAAGATAGACCGAATCTGTCGTTATCTGCAAATCCCGGCATATCAGCACCTACCCAGATACTGTGACCTGTTCTTTTTTTATCTGAACCAAGCATAGTTTGTCCGGATTTAGGTCTTGTTTCTGAAAATGCCCAAGAAACAAATGCTGTAGTGTTGTCAAGAAAATCGCTTATCCCGTCACCGATTCCTTGAGCCGCAAATACGGCGTTTTCACCGAAATAATTTCCTAATGTTGCCATGTCAGCAACAAATGTACTAGGACCTGTGAAAGCCATTTTAAAACCTTGAAGGTTAAACGCCCAGACTGTTTCTGTTTTTAATGAATATTGTCCGTCGTCATAAGGAATTAATAAAAATCCTCCAAAATCTGCATGATGAGCATTACCTTTTGTATAATCAGGTTGAGTGTTGTTTAATGACCATTTTCCGTTAGAAGCGGTATAACCTCTTCCCAAACAGAATTTAATCCATGTTCCCCAATCAGCAAATTTATCTGATAGTTTAGAGAATAATGAGTTTCCAACTTCAAAACTGAATCCGTCAAATTCCATATTGATTAAATGTCCAAGCGGACTGTTTGCATTGTCTTCGTCAACTAAATTAGCTGGAAATCCCTGAGTCGCCGGTCTTCTACCCGCACTGAACATTAATCCGTTATCCGGACCAAACCAGTAATTAAAGAAAGCTTCTTTGATTCTGATATTTGCATCGTCAGGTGTTTCATTTACTACCCAGTCAACATTTTGGAAAGGTTGATTCATGCTGTTAATTGAAGTCATACCAAATACTTTATTGGCTTCGACTCTTACAGTTGCTTTTAAATTATCTGCGGGTTTGTATACACCTGTTAGGATAATTCTGTTTTGTAAAACCTGACCAATATGATCTTTTTTGTCAGTTTGTCCTGTAACTACACCAGCAAATTGATGTCCGCTTTGTCCTGTCATATCTGGTCCAACATTATATGTTAATCCGGCTGTTGTTTGTTTGTTAAGATAATCGAATGCCGTTCTTAAATCGAATCCCCAGAATAGATGAGAGTTTGCTACCACAGGCGATACTTTTTTATAGTATCTGCTGTTTTGTTCGTCAACTTTTTTTTCAACTTTTTGCTGGCTGGTTTTTAACTGATTTAATTGTTGCTGTAAAAGCTCAATTTGTTTTTGTAACTGCTCAACCGTAGGCTGTGCGAAAAGTCCTGCTACAACTGAAGCTGAAAGTAAAAATTTTTTCATTTTTTTCTCCTTTGATTTTTTAATTTAATTTCGCATTTTTTTAGTCAGTGCAAATTATAACAAATTTAATGTAATTGTCTACCTCTCCCGGAGGTATTTTTTTTAAAGTCATCCGGGAGGTATTCTTCCCTGCAGTATTTGGGTGAAGAATACTTTTAAATAAGGGAGTTTGCCTTTTTCAATTATCTTTTGCATTCCTTTAGCAGCTTTTGGGTTCAATGTTTTTAGCTTTTCTAAAAAAGGTTTTGCGTTATCGGCAAACAATTCATTTAACTGATCTGGTGTGACAACATTTAATTTTTTTAACAGCTCCGGCGCTTTTAATGTATGGCCGCCCGAATGTTTGATGTATCTTATGTATGCTCTGTAACCCGCTGTATAAGCGTTGATTGCATAAGCAAAAGATACAAGCATAATTGCACTGACTAAAATTTTAGAAAATTTCATAATCCGCCTTTAATGAATAAATGTTCATTTGCAAGTAGAATGATACATCATTTTTCCTTAAAGTTTGCTTAAAATAAAAAAAATTTAT
It encodes the following:
- a CDS encoding DUF3373 family protein, translated to MKKFLLSASVVAGLFAQPTVEQLQKQIELLQQQLNQLKTSQQKVEKKVDEQNSRYYKKVSPVVANSHLFWGFDLRTAFDYLNKQTTAGLTYNVGPDMTGQSGHQFAGVVTGQTDKKDHIGQVLQNRIILTGVYKPADNLKATVRVEANKVFGMTSINSMNQPFQNVDWVVNETPDDANIRIKEAFFNYWFGPDNGLMFSAGRRPATQGFPANLVDEDNANSPLGHLINMEFDGFSFEVGNSLFSKLSDKFADWGTWIKFCLGRGYTASNGKWSLNNTQPDYTKGNAHHADFGGFLLIPYDDGQYSLKTETVWAFNLQGFKMAFTGPSTFVADMATLGNYFGENAVFAAQGIGDGISDFLDNTTAFVSWAFSETRPKSGQTMLGSDKKRTGHSIWVGADMPGFADNDRFGLSYVNGSKYWRSFTYGEDTLAGSIAAVRGHAFDVYYNHQIIPHLTAQLRYTYIKYNHPGSDAFFGDMGNPDNTMFSYVKKAKDIRAYIRYNF
- a CDS encoding molybdopterin-dependent oxidoreductase — protein: MSEIVDLKRRSFLKGSAAAAAGVAVTGSSAFAFGPYEEGLNEKEKKEEDIKNAKFTPNVCGMCVNMCGVIVRNVDGKVTKIDPNPLYPKSRNFMCARGNAGIAEEYDPDRITTPLIRVGKRGEGKFRKASWDEALDYIAKKMIKILDEEKDNRSTFLFGVGATSGVVDEPIIMNLVNGIGTANFIDHFSTCFAPSFIANSLTFGSWGQGDFRNTKYLLNLGANRAEGIVTPDTLDMFKRTHKRGIEKIVYVDVRYTNTAAQADEFIPIKPGTDGALILAMIHESINKGFHKTPYKADYIKKYVTGVEELEKFFTTGEGAKYTPEWAEKITEIPASTIRRITKEFSDAAEKYKGAANCYRSRKSTWYYQDFDFRRAQAIFNSIHGCVNRPGGIILGRGLKFESYEYEDFPIYDNAKTRIDIACLKPNTYPLGNPQKGSWPIIRDTILEVNTKWKKGEKLADNEYPVRAAFHYKQNPLQSVPDYEKTAKMYETMDLVVVIDIQGTDTALYADVILPDTVYVERESPLKMFNTIEPYITWRSQGVEPRGYAQDIYFMCKELSKRIEKPFAAITFKYTWDEGGFGVKLPKNFDLTKYLTDDFKIDKTKLKADIKDEKLLKAILEHASDDDLGIETFRLTAAYDKTVSEYNEETMKELYGEEAAKIAKEWGVYWPGIENAVKSGILDEHLKAFKKDTQNKNELAETVYQKFTTLPKDYYIVPKKGKYIKVALKGLEGKKFTNPINGKIETLRMFPMWRDSLYKAPNTNEKEVRVVVGRHAYFTQSFHSNNYLLLDLMNYNYMWINDELAKEMGLKFKDEVELTSEQGKKVRAKVYPTKRIRKDTAFIATGFGSQSPMMTLGYKNGISQAMICENAIDPILGSASMNETLVKIRKV